The DNA segment GTTAAAACTAATCTCAAAATCAAAGTTAGACTTATTAAATGGGTTAAAAACTATGATTTTTTAAGCTCAATTTTCATATCTGCTTAACAGGTTCTATATTCATTAATTTTTATAAAAAATCAATATCAATCCCTGCCTTATTTCTAATAATTATACATAATATTGAATAAAAATTCAAGGGTGGTATAAAAAAAGAACTGAAGGATATCCTTCAGCCCTAGATATAATGCTCTTTCAAGCAGTATTAACTTTTAAACATTATTCATTCTTTCTGTTACTTCATCAAACTCAGTCAGAATTTCGATATCTTCCTCACCAACAACTAAATTAGCAAGATAAATAGTTAAAACATTAGCAATAAAACCAGGTACTATTTCATATAAGGAACTACCAAATATAATTGTTCCTAAATCAAACTCTTTCCAAACAATCAAAACAATAGTTCCAACAATCATTCCAGATAAAGCTGACTTCCAGCTTGTCTTTTTAGAAAATAGAGCAAATAGAACAATTGGACCAAATGCAGCTCCAAATCCTCCCCAAGCATAAGCTACTAAGCCCAATACTGTATTATCAGGATTTAAAGCTAAAAAGAGAGCTATAACTGAAGTCACTAAAACTGAAATTCTCCCAACATACATTAGTTCTTTTTCAGAAGTATCTTTTTTAATCTTTTTATAAAAATCTTCAGTTAAAGTGGAAGATAAAACTAACAATTGAGAATCAATAGTAGACATAATAGCTGCCAAAATAGCTGCTAATAATATTCCACCAACCCAAGGATTGAACAACTTATCTATCATATAGATAAAAACTTTCTCCTGATTTCCACCTGATAGATTATCAAACATTGGCATAGAAATTAAACCAATAATAACTGATCCACTTAGCGAAATAAAAACCCAAATGACGGCTATTCGCATAGCTTCAGGAACTTTTTTTACTGATTTTATCCCCATGAACCTAGCTAAAATATGGGGCTGGCCAAAATAACCTAATCCCCAGGCTACAGCTGAAATGATCCCCATAATAGACATACTACTATCATCAGGAAATAGACTTAAAGAAGCTCCTTTAGCTAATGCTGCAGTCTTAATTCCTTGAACCCCTCCAACGACATCATAGGCTAAAATAGGTACAATTACTATTGTTGAAACCATCAATAGCCCCTGAATTAAATCAGTCCAACAAACAGCTAAAAACCCTCCTAAAAAAGTATATAACATAATTACAAAAGTACCAATTAATACTGCCGTAGCATACTTAACGCTAAATACTGATTCAAAGAGCTTTCCTGCTGCTACTAATCCAGAAGATGCATAGATTGTAAAAAATAATAATGTGATTAAAGCTGATATAATTCGCAGCAAACCTGTAGGATCTTGAAACCTTTCCTCAAAAAAAGAGGCTAAAGTTATTGCATCAGTCTTTTGAGTATAAACTCTAAGTCTACCAGAAACAAACTTCCAATTCAGATAAGTACCTACAAAAAGCCCAATAGCAATCCAGGCCTGTTCTACTCCTCCTAAGTAAACAGCCCCCGGCAGCCCCATAAGCAACCAACCACTCATATCACTTGCCTGAGCAGATAATGCTGTAACCCAGCTACCTAGACCTCTTCCACCTAATAAGTAATCTTCAACATCAACAGTTCTCTTATAAAAGTAAATTCCAATTGACATCATGAAAATAAAATAAATTATAAAAGCTAATATTGTTTGAATCTGAATCATATTCTAACTTTCCTCCCTAGAAAAATATTACCCTTAGAATAACATAAGCCACTATATTATGCAACATCTTTTATAATTATTACTTAAAGTTCTACAATATTCAACTTTAACTTCAAAGTACTACTAGCTAAAGTTCCATCAACTATAACTAAGTACTGAGCAACTGATCTAATAAAAATATATATTAAATCAACCTTAACAATATACTTCATTCTATTGCCTCACAGAAAATATACCATTTTATTATAAAGACTCTTCAATAATTAAATTAACCTTTCTATTTAAATCAATATCTTTTGGCTTGTCCAATTTTTCATCATTCTGTTTTAAAACCCTAACTACGGGTCTTGAATTAGCATGTTTTCTGGCCTTAATTACTACCCCCTCATAACCATTATTCAATCTTACTTTACTTCCTTTAGGATAAAGCGTAAGGTGCTGCAAAAATTCCTCCATTAATTCTCGATCTAATTCTTGGTTAGTTATCATAGTATAAAGATGCTCTAAGATTTCATTAATTTCAAAGGCCGGTCGATAAACTCTTGAACTACGCATAGCATCAAATATATCAGCTATGGCCACTATACCGCCCAAATTCGTGAATTGTTTTCCCTGCTATTCCCTCTGGATAACCTGAACCATCATATCGTTCATGATGCTGATAAGCAATTAATGACGATAATTCATTTATCTTATCATGATCCCAAAGAATTTCGTAGCCATAAACTGTATGTTTCTGAACTTCCTTATATTCATCATCAGTTAACTTATCAGGTTTATTCAAAATTTTTGCAGGAACTCTAGCCTTTCCAATATCATGTAAAAAACTTCCAACACCCAAAAGTTCTAGCTTTTCTCTACTATAACCTAAACTATTACCAACAATCAATGAAAATATAGCTACATTAACTAAATGAAAAAATAACTCATCTTCTAACTTTCTTATATCTTTAAGATTAAGAACCAAATCTTCTGCATCAACGATATCATCTATTATATCATCTATTATATTAATTATTTTTTCTGCTTGAATCAGATTACATCTCTGTTGGTCTTCCTCTTTATTCTTTATACTTTCCAAACATTCCTTAGCAAGAAGTACTGCTTCCCGCTTTACATTTTCAGATACAATGTTATCTATTTCTACATCATTTAAATTATAATCATTAATATAAACATAATTAATCCCTAACTTCTGTAGACGTCCAATATATTCTTCTGTTAATTCTGTTCCTTTTTTGAGCAAAACTTTATCCTCAGAAGTATATATATCTTTGGCTAATTCCACTCCTGATTCTAACTTTTTTACTCGTTTTAGATACATATCTCTGTCCTCCATCTCTTTTTATATTTTATAGTATATATCGCCTACTTTAAAATAATTATCACTATTCATAATATTTCTATAATGGCCCATTTTTACCTGCCGATGTTATATATTTTTCGAACCAATTGTATAAAAAAGGATATTATGACAAATTATAATTATATACTCAACTTTCTTCTTTAATTAACTTGACGTCATTATACTTTTTTTATAGTATATATTTGTTATCAGATATAAATATTTAAAAAGGAGGTTTAAGATGTTTAATTTCAAACAATACTTTAACTTAGTAATTCTATTTTTAGTTATTGGATTAATATTAGGAATAACTAATCCAGTAATAAGTCAACAAAAATTGACTGCCTATGTCAGCTTCTATCCTTTATATGATACAGCAAATAAAATAGGTGGTAATCAAATAAATATTAATTTAGTAATTCCTAACGGAGCAGAAGCACATAGCTATAAACCATCTCCTCAAAAAATAGCTCAATTAGAAAAAGCAGATATCTTCTTTTATAATGGGGTTGGACTTGAACCCTGGGCAAATAAAGCAGTTCAAAACCTTAAACAGTCTAATGTAGAAACAGTAAATGTAAGCCAAAATATTGATTTAATTCCTCTTGCAAGTCAACATAATGCAAAAGATAACCATGGGCAATACGATCCCCATATCTGGTTAGACCCCGTTAATATGAAAAAAATTGCTAAGTTAATGACAAAAAGGTTTAGTAAATTAGATCCTAAACATAAGGAAGTTTATAAACAAAACTTCGATCAATATGCTCGCAAAATTGATAAACTTCATCACAAATATAAAACAACATTAACTAACAATCAACAAGAATATATTTTAGTCTCACATGCTGCTTTTGGTTATTTGACCAATCGCTATGGATTAAAACAGATAGCAGTTACCGGAATCGAACCTCACGAAAAGCCATCACCAAAAGCTCTAACCCATTTGATTAAAGAAGCAAACAAACATGACCTAAATTATATTTTCATGGAGACATTATCTAGTCCAAGAACAGTTAATGTCTTAGCTCAAGAAGCAAATCTTGAAATATTAACACTTAATACCATCGCCGGACTAACTAAGACAGAACAGAAAAATAATAAAGATTATTTTTCATTAATGAGAGATAATCTTAATAATTTAAAGAAGGCAGTGAAAACTAAATGAACAAAGTAATTACAGTTAATAATTTATCCTTTGCTTATGAAGAAAAAACTATTTTAAAAGATATAAATTTACAAGTCAATAAAGGAGACTTTCTTGCTTTTATTGGCCCTAACGGTTCTGGAAAAAGCACTTTATTAAAGCTATTATTAGGACTGTTAAAAGCAGATCAGGGGGAAATAAAGTTATTAAAAACTAAAATAAATAACTTTACCGATTGGACTAAGATAGGTTATATCCCCCAAAATATCAAGAATTTTAATAACAGTTTTCCGGCTACTGTCAAAGAAATCATCGGCTCCAATCTCTATTCACAGATGAATTTCTTTAAATTATTGACAGCTAATTTAGAAAAGAAAATTGATAAAGTATTAAAACTAGTTAATATGCTAAATTATAAAGAAAGCCTAATTGGTAATTTATCCGGAGGTCAACAACAACGAATATTTATTGCTCGAACTTTAGTTACTGAACCAGAAATTATCTTTTTGGATGAACCGCTTACAGGCGTAGATGCTAATACCCAAAATGAATTATATCAATTACTAACTAAATTAAACCAAAAGTTAAGGATTACAATAACTATGGTTTCTCATGATCTAAACTCTGTAAATAAATATGCTAATAGAATTATCTCAGTTAATAACTGTCAACTTTCTGTCAAAAAACAGTTGAGGGAGGAAGGAAAATGTTAGAAATTCTAAGTTATTCCTTCATGCAGCGAGCCTTCGTAGTCGGAAATATTATTGGAGTCATATGTCCATTAATTGGAACATTTTTAGTATTAAAGCGTCTAGCTCTAATCGGCCATACCCTTTCCCACGTAGCCTTAGCTGGTGTAGCTTTAGGAATGTTTTTAGGTATCTATCCTGTTTATATGGCACTTATAATCTCAATTATAGCTGCTTTAGGTATCGAGAAGTTAAGACAAAACTACAAGGATTATGCAGAATTATCCCTATCAATAATTCTAGCTGCTGGCCTCGGAGTAGCAACTATCTTAATCAGCTTAATCAATGGTAATTCAAGTATCTTTAGTTATTTATTCGGCAGTATATCTTTAGTTACTAATCAAGATTTATTCATTATACTACCGCTAGGCTTTATAATCATAGGAATTATTAACTACTTTTATTACGGATTTTTTGCTATTACTTTCAATGAAGAGGAAGCTAAACTAGCAGGAATTCCAGTCAAAAGTCTTAATATTCTATTTATGATTCTAGTCTCAATTACTGTATCGCTATCTATGAGAATCATTGGGGGCTTATTAGTATCCTCATTAATTACTATTCCAGTAGCAACTGGCCTGCAAATATCAACTAGCTTTAAAGAAACAATTAAATACAGCATTATCTTTAGTCTACTAGCAGTGAATTTCGGATTAATTCTCTCCTTTTATCAAGACTTAGCCCCAGGCGGAACTATTATTTTAATTAGTGTAATTTACTTGCTGGGAGCATTAGGATATAAAAAAATAAAAACTTCCCTTAATGATTCACAGGAAAATACACTGGAATCAAAAATTAACTAAAACTAAACTTAAAATAAAACCAAAGTAGCTCTAAGCTCATTTGAAATCAAGCTTGGAGCTAAACTTATACCTCTAAAAATCTATTCCTACCTACACTTCTTTTCTTTATTTTAACTTAATTAAAAAAATAAGTAAATTTAGAATAAAAAAGACTATTTTACAAAAAATAATTTTAAATAAACTCTTTACCAATGATTATAAACAAGGGGGAAGACATTAGTATGTGGCAGCAAATAAAAAAGTGGCTTGAAGATAAATACATAGCAACTCAGAATTCAAAAGAAAATACTGCTAATGTGTTCTTCAATAGTCTTAACAAAAATACAAAATTAATAAAAGAAAAACTAAATAATATCGACGATATCCGATTTAGAGAAATCAAACCGACCGATAAAAATAATAATCAGATTCAGATGACCTTAGTTTATATCACTGATTTAGTAGATAAAGAAGTAATTAATAACCACATTTTAAAACCAATATTATCTCATCAGCAGAATTTAGATCTAAAAATGTTGACAGAAAAAAAAGATGCCGAAATCCTCAAAAATCAAATTATAGACGCTAAAAATATAACTAAGATAGATAAAATATCCAAAGCAATTGACGAACTTTTAATCGGTAAATCACTCTTGCTTATTAATCAAAACTCTTACGTATTAAGTATTCCTACGCAAGGATGGAAAGAAAGAAATGTCTCTGAACCAAAAACTGAACGAACTATCCGTGGTCCTGATGTTTCTTTTATGGAAAATATCAAAACTAATACTGGATTAATTAGAAGAAGAATTAAAAGCAATAAGTTAAAAATAGAACCATTCATCAAAGGCAGTCAAACCAAAACTAAAATAAATATTATGTACATTAAAGGTTACGCCAATGAAAAAATAGTTAAAGAAGTAAAGAAACGGCTAGAAAGCATTGAAGTAGCTGCAATTCAAGGAGCCCAACATATACTAGAATTGATTGAAGATAATCCATTATCCCCTTTTGAAACAGTATTTATAACTCAGCGCCCTGATGTAATAACAGCAGGGCTATTAGAAGGACGGATAGCTATTTTAACTGACGGATCACCTTCAGTACTAACAGTTCCTAAACTATTTATGGAAAATTTAATCAGTCCTGAAGATTATTATAGTCGTTTCTATTATACTTTTATTATCAGAGTAATCAGATTCGCTGCCTTTATAGTCAGTACTATCCTACCAGCATTATATATTTCAATTCTGGGATTTCACCAACAAGTATTGCCAATGACATTGGTTAATTCAGTCTATACTGCCCGGGAAGGAGTTCCATTCCCTATTGCTATTGAAATGACAACCTTTGGCATCTTTTTTGAGGGAATTAAAGAAGCCGGAGTTAGAATTCCCAGCGGCTTAGGATCTACAATAACTATTGTCGGCGCCTTAATCTTAGGCCAAGCAGCAATCAATGCTGGTTTTTTGAGCCCGGATGGAGTCATTGTCGGAGCGCTAACTGGTATTGCCGTTTTTATAATTCCTACAGTAGAATTTAATAATACTTTATTGATACTTAGATTACTATTTACCGTAGCAGCTAGTATCTCCGGTTTTTACGGTATAACTATATTACTTCTGCTAATTATAATGCACTTAACTAGCCTAAGGTCATTTGGAGTTCCTTATATGCAGCCGCTAGCTCCATTACAGCTTACAGATTTAAGAGATTTCTTTATGCGAGTACCATATTTATTAATGAATACACAGCCCAAATCACTAGAAAACAAAAATCAAATCCGTCAGAGCAATCAACCCAGCAAAAGATTCTTCTTTAAATATAAATTAAAAGAAGAAGATTAATAGAGGAGAATAAAAGATGAAAACAAAAATATCTACTTATCAAACAACTTTATTATTAATAATCACTATTTTAGCTACAGCCACTCTCTTTTTGCCAGAACTAATAATTAAACAAGCCAAAGAGGATTCCTGGCTAACAGTCATATTATTAATTGGATTCGCGGGACTAATTAGTCTAATCTATACACTGTTAATCAAAAGAATGGGGACTACTGATTTAATAACATTTACCTACCAGACATTAGGTAAGATATTAACAATCCCCCTCGGATTGAATTTAATAGTTTATTTTCTTATCACCAGTGGATTTATTATTCGCCAAACATCAGAAGTTTTGATTGGAATTTACATGCCAGAAACCCCTCTCTGGTTCTTTATTTTAACTAATCTTTTGGTAACAACAGCCTTTGTTTATCATGGACTGGAGGTTATCGCACGTTCTTTTGAAATAATGTTTTATCTCTTTCTAATTTCTTTTTTAATTATATTCCTAATGATTATTCCTGAGATTTCCTTAGACTTTCTAAAACCGGTATTAGCTAACGGTATCAAACCGGTTCTTAAGGGAGTTTATCCTGGATTACCGTTTTTCAGTGAACTATTCTCAATCTTAATATTAGCACCACAAATGACTAACTACAAGCAAGCAGGTAAATCTTTAGCTACAGCTATTGGATTTATCGGTAGTTTTCTTTTAATCACTATCCTTGCAACTTTATTGTTATTTGGAACAAAATTAGCTAGTAATTTAACCTTTCCTTTATTATCAATTCATAGATATGCCAAGTTAGGATTTTTAGAACGGTTAGACCCGCTGTTTCTATTTTATTGGGTCGGAGGCGGAATCTTTAAGGCAGCTATTTTTCTTTATATTGGAGTCTATATTGGACAGAAATTACTAAGGTTGTCTACATACTATACTTTAATCCCTTTTGCTTTGCCGCTTGTTTTTTATATTGCTTTTTATTTCTTTCAAGACACAACAGAGATGATTAATATCATAACTTCAGACATACCCTATTACCTATTTCTTCAAGTATTTTTTCCACTAATATTACTAATTATCAGTCTAATAAGGGGGATTAAGACCAATGAAGCCAGCTAAAACTATCACTATCTTTCTAATCCTAGCTTTAGTAATTACCTTAAGCGGCTGCTGGAGCAACCGTGAATTTGATACTTTAGCCCTAGTTAAAGGTGTCGGCATCGATATGGCCCAAAAAAAAGACCGAATCAAATTCACTGTTCAGTTAACTACTCCTCAACAAGATAGTGGAGGTGGTCAATCCAGTGGAAATAGCGGAAAAAAAGGGCAAGCACAGTCCGTCTGGACTACATCCACTACCGGCTACTCAATATTTGAAGCTAATCGTAACTTAGTTAAAACATTAGGCCGCAAACCATTCTATCCTCATTCTGAAATTTATATTATCGGCGAAAAATTAGCTCGCCAAGGAATTAAACCTTATATAGATTTCTTTAATCGCGATCCAGAAATCCGCCGCCAAACTTATATAATAATTGCTAAAGGAGAAGCTGAAAACATCTTAAAAGCACCACATGAAGTCGAATCAATCCCCGCTGCAGCTATCAAACAAATTATTGCTGGCCAAAACATCACCGGAACTATCCACCCAGTCGATTTGAGAAAATTTACCATTTCTCTACTTAGTGATACGATGGCTCCAGTTACAGCTGCTATAGAATTAAAAAAAGCTTCCCCACAAACGAAAGATAAAAGTGATAAGAAGAATTTAATCTATGTTAGCGGTGCAGCTATGTTTAAGGAAGATAAGCTAGTTGCCTGGCTAACTAGAAAAGAAACCCGAGGACTAAACTGGATAAAAAAGCCCTCTGAAATTGCTGGACCTATCTTAATTAAAACGCCAAATGAAAATAAAAAAATCACTATCGAAGTAACTGAAGCTACCTCTAATATAGAACCACAACTTAAAAATGGAAAATTCAAGATGAAGGTAGAAATTAATGCCAAAGGCAACATTACCGAAGCTACAGTTCGCAGATATAATATTACTAAATCATATAATCTCCCCCACTTAAATAACCGCTTTGCTCAGGTAATTAGAAATGAAATTATTAATGCCTTAAAGAAAAGCCAGCAATATCAGGCCGATATTTTCGGTTTTGGAGAAAAAATCTATAATAAGTATCCAGATGAATTTGAAAAAATAAAGGATAATTGGAATCAAACCTATGCTAATTTACCAGTTAAAATTATAGTTAAAGCTAATATTAGACGAATGGGGCTAATTAAAAAAAGTATTGCAACTTATAAATAGTGGATTAACTAAATAAGAACGCAGACCAATATCAATCTGCCCAATTAATCCTAATTCTTTTCAGCAATTATTTCCTCTAAAATTCCAACAGCCTGATCAATATCATTCTCTTGGACAATCAGCGGCGGTACAAAACGCAGTGTCGTATCACTAACAGCATTAATCAATAAACCTTTCTCGAAAGCTGTATTAACTATTTCATTTGCATCAATATTAACTTCAAGTCCAATTATCAATCCTTTACCACGGACACTGTCTACTATATCATACTTTTCAACTAAATCCTGCAGCCTAGTCTGAAAATAATTTCCTATCCGAGCTGCATGTTCAACTAAGTTCTCATCTAAGATAGTGCTAAGTGTTGAATAAGCAGCAGCACAAGCTAGAGGATTTCCGCCGAAAGTAGAACCGTGATCCCCAGGCTTAAATGCATTAGCTACTTCTTCTTTAGCCAAAAAAGCACTGACCGGTACACCATTGCCTAAAGCCTTAGCTAAACTAAAAATATCCGGTTCAATACCATAATGTTCATAACCAAAGAGCTTACCCGTACGTCCTAAGCCTGTCTGAATTTCATCTAAAATAAGCAAGATGCCTTCCTTATCACATAACTGTCTAACTCCCTGTAAGTACTTTTGAGTAGCTACATTAATACCGCCTTCGCCCTGAATCGGCTCAACCATAATAGCAGCAGTCTGGTCAGAAACCGCTTCTTTTAACGCTTCTAGATCATTATAAGGTACAGCTTTAAAACCTTCTGGCAATGGTATAAATGACTTTTGATACTTCTCCTGACCAGTGGCTGCTATTGTTGCCAAAGTCCTACCGTGAAAAGATTTAGTAGTTGTAATCACTTCATAACGATCCTTATTTTGAACTTTAAAGTATTTACGTGCTAACTTAATTGCTCCTTCATTGGCTTCTGCTCCGCTATTACCGTAAAAAACTTTATCGCCGACCGAATTTTCAACTAATAATTTATTTAATTTAGCCTGCGGTTCAATATAATAAATATTACTACAGTGAATTACTTTATCTACTTGCTCCTTAATTGCTTCATTAACCTTAGGATGGCTGTGGCCTAAAGCATTAACGGCAATTCCCGCTAAAAAATCAAGATACTCATTACCTTCCTTATCATAAATTTTAATTCCTTCTCCCTTATCGACTACAATCGGTACTCTGCCACTAAAGACATCCATAAAATAATCTTTATTAGACTGAATAATCTCCTCTTTTAGCATCCTACTCACTCCTCTTAATTAGTTATCATCGTCCCAATCCCTCTATCAGTAAAAATCTCCAGAAGTAGGGAATGAGATATCCTACCATCCAAAATATGTGTTCTCCTCACTCCTCCTTGCAATGCATTAATACAAGAATTTACTTTAGGAATCATTCCACCGGCTATCTTTCCTGCTTCCATCATATCCTCTGCTTCATCTATTGTTAGCGAAGAAAGCAGAGTATCTTTATTATCTTTTTCTCCTAAGATTCCTTCTACATTTGTCAACAGAATTAATTTATCAGCACTTAAAGCTGAGGCGATCTGTCCGGCAACTAAATCAGCATTAATATTATAACTTTCCCCTTGAGGACCAACACCAATTGGTGATACAATCGGTAAAAAACCACTATCTATTAGATTATCTAATACTTCGGGATTAATTTCTTTTACCTGCCCTACATAACCTAAATCTATATCATCATCTACTTGATAATCTTCTGCTTGAATTAAATTTCCATCCTTACCAGAAATACCAATAGATTTACTACCAAAACGGTTAGCCAATGAAACAATCTCTTTATTCACTCGACCTACTAAAACCATCTCTACAACTTCCATAATCTCTTTAGTAGTAATTCTAAGCCCTTCATAAAATTCACTCTCAATATCAAATCTATCTAAAGTCTTATTAATCACCGGGCCACCACCGTGAACAACTACTGGATTAACTCCTACATACTTAAGTAGTGTAATATCCTCCATTACTGATTCTTTAATCTCATCATTGACCATAGCACTACCACCGTACTTAATTACTACTGTCTTATTATGAAATTTACGCATATAAGGTAGCGCTTCAACTAGTATATCTGCTTTTTTAATTAAAGTATCCACTCTATCACTCCACTTCTCGACTATAAATTATCTTTTTAAGTATGGTACTCTCCATTAATCTTAACATATTCATGAGAAAGGTCGCAGGTCCAAACCTTCGCCTGTCCTGAACCTAAATGAAGATTAAGTCTAATCTTAATCTCATCACGAGCTAATAAATTGCGTAGCTTCTCAGCATCAGTTAGCTCCTGTTTACCATTTACCAACAACTTATGATCATTAATTTCTAAATCTAATCGATCCAGTTCTACTTGTCCTCCAGAATAACCTGCAGCAGCTACTATTCTTCCCCAATTAGGATCTTCACCAAATAATGCTGTTTTAACTAATTGAGAATTGGCTATTGCTCTAGAAATTAAATTAGCATCATTTAAAGTCAAAGCATTTACTACTTCTATTTCCACAAATTTAGTTGCACCTTCACCATCTTTAACTATCTGTTGAGCTAGATATTTAGTTACTTCCTTTAATACAGCCACGAATTTATAATAATTATCTCCTTTATGATTAATAGGTTTGTTCTCTGCTTGACTATTAGTCATAATAGCTACTGTATCATTTGTACTCTGATCACCGTCTACAGTAATCCGATTGAAAAATTCATCAACAGCTTCTGTTAAAGCTTCCTGTAATAATTGTTGTGAAATATTCAGATCTGTCGTTAAAAAGCCTAACATTGTTGCCATATTAGGTTCAATCATCCCCGAACCTTTTGCCATGCCGCCTAAAATAACTTCTTGACCATCTATTTCAAAAGAGACTGCCATTTCTTTTGGATAAGTATCTGTAGTCATAATTGCTCGGCAGGCCTTCTTTCCTCCAGCAGGATGAAGTTGATCTACAATTAATTCAAGTCCAGAAGTTATAGGCTCCATCGGCAGTTGTCGACCAATTATTCCAGTTGACGCCGGAAATATTAAATCAGCGTCAATCCCCAGCTCTTCTCCTAGTAATTCATTTATTTTATTAGCATTCTCAAGTCCTTCTTCTCCAGTACAAGCATTAGCATTACCGCTATTAATAATAAAAGCCTGTGCCTTACCATTCTCTTTTAGCTGCTGTCCAATTAAAACAGGTGCTGCCTTAACCTGATTTTGAGTAAAGACTGCTGCTAACTTAGCTTCTGTGTCACTATATATTAACGCTAAATCCTTCTCATACTCTTTTATGCCGCAATTAAGTCCCGCTCCAAAAAAACCAGGTGTATTAGTAATTCCACCTGATAAATTCTTGAATTTTACTTCTGTTTGATTAGTTGTCATATCATTCCCTCCTTTATTTATAACTACATTCACTAGACT comes from the Sporohalobacter salinus genome and includes:
- a CDS encoding HD-GYP domain-containing protein is translated as MYLKRVKKLESGVELAKDIYTSEDKVLLKKGTELTEEYIGRLQKLGINYVYINDYNLNDVEIDNIVSENVKREAVLLAKECLESIKNKEEDQQRCNLIQAEKIINIIDDIIDDIVDAEDLVLNLKDIRKLEDELFFHLVNVAIFSLIVGNSLGYSREKLELLGVGSFLHDIGKARVPAKILNKPDKLTDDEYKEVQKHTVYGYEILWDHDKINELSSLIAYQHHERYDGSGYPEGIAGKTIHEFGRYSGHS
- a CDS encoding metal ABC transporter permease translates to MLEILSYSFMQRAFVVGNIIGVICPLIGTFLVLKRLALIGHTLSHVALAGVALGMFLGIYPVYMALIISIIAALGIEKLRQNYKDYAELSLSIILAAGLGVATILISLINGNSSIFSYLFGSISLVTNQDLFIILPLGFIIIGIINYFYYGFFAITFNEEEAKLAGIPVKSLNILFMILVSITVSLSMRIIGGLLVSSLITIPVATGLQISTSFKETIKYSIIFSLLAVNFGLILSFYQDLAPGGTIILISVIYLLGALGYKKIKTSLNDSQENTLESKIN
- a CDS encoding metal ABC transporter substrate-binding protein, which encodes MFNFKQYFNLVILFLVIGLILGITNPVISQQKLTAYVSFYPLYDTANKIGGNQININLVIPNGAEAHSYKPSPQKIAQLEKADIFFYNGVGLEPWANKAVQNLKQSNVETVNVSQNIDLIPLASQHNAKDNHGQYDPHIWLDPVNMKKIAKLMTKRFSKLDPKHKEVYKQNFDQYARKIDKLHHKYKTTLTNNQQEYILVSHAAFGYLTNRYGLKQIAVTGIEPHEKPSPKALTHLIKEANKHDLNYIFMETLSSPRTVNVLAQEANLEILTLNTIAGLTKTEQKNNKDYFSLMRDNLNNLKKAVKTK
- a CDS encoding metal ABC transporter ATP-binding protein, with product MNKVITVNNLSFAYEEKTILKDINLQVNKGDFLAFIGPNGSGKSTLLKLLLGLLKADQGEIKLLKTKINNFTDWTKIGYIPQNIKNFNNSFPATVKEIIGSNLYSQMNFFKLLTANLEKKIDKVLKLVNMLNYKESLIGNLSGGQQQRIFIARTLVTEPEIIFLDEPLTGVDANTQNELYQLLTKLNQKLRITITMVSHDLNSVNKYANRIISVNNCQLSVKKQLREEGKC
- the putP gene encoding sodium/proline symporter PutP; translation: MIQIQTILAFIIYFIFMMSIGIYFYKRTVDVEDYLLGGRGLGSWVTALSAQASDMSGWLLMGLPGAVYLGGVEQAWIAIGLFVGTYLNWKFVSGRLRVYTQKTDAITLASFFEERFQDPTGLLRIISALITLLFFTIYASSGLVAAGKLFESVFSVKYATAVLIGTFVIMLYTFLGGFLAVCWTDLIQGLLMVSTIVIVPILAYDVVGGVQGIKTAALAKGASLSLFPDDSSMSIMGIISAVAWGLGYFGQPHILARFMGIKSVKKVPEAMRIAVIWVFISLSGSVIIGLISMPMFDNLSGGNQEKVFIYMIDKLFNPWVGGILLAAILAAIMSTIDSQLLVLSSTLTEDFYKKIKKDTSEKELMYVGRISVLVTSVIALFLALNPDNTVLGLVAYAWGGFGAAFGPIVLFALFSKKTSWKSALSGMIVGTIVLIVWKEFDLGTIIFGSSLYEIVPGFIANVLTIYLANLVVGEEDIEILTEFDEVTERMNNV
- a CDS encoding spore germination protein, with amino-acid sequence MWQQIKKWLEDKYIATQNSKENTANVFFNSLNKNTKLIKEKLNNIDDIRFREIKPTDKNNNQIQMTLVYITDLVDKEVINNHILKPILSHQQNLDLKMLTEKKDAEILKNQIIDAKNITKIDKISKAIDELLIGKSLLLINQNSYVLSIPTQGWKERNVSEPKTERTIRGPDVSFMENIKTNTGLIRRRIKSNKLKIEPFIKGSQTKTKINIMYIKGYANEKIVKEVKKRLESIEVAAIQGAQHILELIEDNPLSPFETVFITQRPDVITAGLLEGRIAILTDGSPSVLTVPKLFMENLISPEDYYSRFYYTFIIRVIRFAAFIVSTILPALYISILGFHQQVLPMTLVNSVYTAREGVPFPIAIEMTTFGIFFEGIKEAGVRIPSGLGSTITIVGALILGQAAINAGFLSPDGVIVGALTGIAVFIIPTVEFNNTLLILRLLFTVAASISGFYGITILLLLIIMHLTSLRSFGVPYMQPLAPLQLTDLRDFFMRVPYLLMNTQPKSLENKNQIRQSNQPSKRFFFKYKLKEED